The following are encoded together in the Capsulimonas corticalis genome:
- the pstS gene encoding phosphate ABC transporter substrate-binding protein PstS: protein MKNTIFQNKKSIVLVPAAAVALGLLSAGCGDNGQKDNASAPASTGAQTASSSAGGALNGAGATFPAPLYQKWFQEYQAKNGVQINYQAIGSGGGIKGITAKSVDFGASDAPMNDEELAKAPGILHVPTVAGAVAMAYNVPGVPTGIHLTGDVIADIFLGKITKWNDARITVLNPGKNFPALTIAPVHRADGSGTTNIFTTYLSQVSPTFKAGPGAGKSVKWTAGVAGKGNAGVGALVQQTQGAIGYLELAYAIQNKIAFADVQNAKGAFITPSVESTTAAAAGVTLPDDFRAVITNTDDPKGYPITGFTFLLVYKNSKPDVKKFLQWALTDGQKDAPTLIYAPLPDSVQKKALAEVDTIQ, encoded by the coding sequence TTGAAAAATACAATATTCCAAAATAAGAAATCAATCGTATTGGTTCCTGCGGCGGCTGTCGCGCTTGGGCTGCTGAGCGCCGGCTGCGGAGACAACGGTCAGAAGGATAACGCAAGCGCTCCGGCCTCCACCGGCGCGCAGACCGCCAGCAGCAGCGCGGGCGGCGCTTTGAACGGCGCGGGCGCGACCTTCCCGGCGCCCCTGTATCAGAAGTGGTTCCAGGAATATCAGGCCAAGAACGGCGTCCAGATCAACTACCAGGCGATCGGCTCCGGCGGCGGCATCAAGGGTATCACGGCCAAGTCCGTGGACTTCGGAGCATCCGACGCGCCAATGAACGACGAGGAGCTGGCGAAGGCGCCCGGCATCCTGCACGTCCCCACCGTGGCCGGCGCGGTCGCGATGGCCTACAACGTTCCCGGCGTTCCCACGGGGATCCACCTGACCGGCGACGTCATCGCGGATATCTTCCTGGGCAAGATCACGAAGTGGAATGACGCGCGCATCACGGTGCTGAATCCGGGCAAGAACTTCCCGGCCCTGACCATCGCCCCCGTTCACCGCGCCGACGGCTCCGGCACCACCAATATCTTCACAACCTATCTGAGCCAGGTCAGCCCAACCTTCAAGGCCGGGCCGGGCGCGGGCAAGTCCGTGAAGTGGACCGCCGGCGTCGCCGGCAAGGGCAACGCGGGCGTCGGCGCGCTGGTCCAGCAGACCCAAGGCGCCATCGGCTATCTGGAGCTGGCGTACGCGATCCAGAACAAGATCGCCTTCGCGGACGTGCAGAACGCCAAAGGCGCTTTCATCACCCCGTCGGTCGAATCCACCACGGCGGCCGCCGCCGGCGTGACGCTGCCCGACGATTTCCGGGCCGTGATCACCAACACGGACGACCCCAAGGGCTACCCGATCACCGGCTTCACCTTCCTGCTGGTTTACAAAAACTCCAAACCGGACGTGAAGAAGTTCCTGCAATGGGCGCTGACCGACGGACAGAAAGACGCCCCCACCCTGATCTACGCCCCGCTCCCGGACAGCGTGCAGAAGAAGGCGCTGGCGGAAGTCGATACGATCCAGTAA
- a CDS encoding HD domain-containing phosphohydrolase: MAAATLCAMLGYELFKELTAPWLTKWQSHYVTIVVSAVLAGAATLVVQRRFWALHGRYERISANTPGMVYRFALLRDGTPKFEFVSEGCRELYDMSPEEVLANTIGIVNMIHPDDRPSFDLSVAESAGSLTLWNWEGRFCLPGGGERWIQGVSRPERRSDGATVWDGVLVDISDRKAAQIALQQAHEELERRIAERTQEVVEARDFLAGVIDAVPSMIFIKDGAGRFGMVNNALAQFFGTSPELLIGLRETDLQGNPAEIAEFHQCDRQVIQSRLAMFIAEEQITDADGNLRWFQTEKRPLIDGHGGCRQMLGVSTEITDRKRSEAEILRLNAELHHNLSEMHSAYDATIEAWAHFLDLRDKETEGHSRRVTEMTLRLANEFGLSEEEIVQIRRGALLHDIGKMGVPDAILLKPGALDAGEWEIMRRHPAYAHDLLEPIAFLAPAMDIPYCHHERWDGGGYPRGLAGTEIPLAARIFAVVDVWDALGSDRPYRPAWSPSRVAEHIRAGAGTHFDPRVVDVFLDIIAPEEEITYAMAA, translated from the coding sequence GTGGCCGCAGCCACGCTTTGCGCCATGCTGGGATACGAGCTATTCAAGGAGCTCACGGCGCCGTGGCTGACGAAGTGGCAGTCGCATTACGTGACGATCGTCGTCAGCGCGGTCCTGGCGGGCGCCGCCACCCTGGTCGTGCAGCGGCGCTTCTGGGCGCTGCATGGCCGGTACGAGCGCATCTCCGCGAATACGCCGGGGATGGTCTATCGCTTTGCTTTGCTGCGCGATGGGACGCCGAAGTTTGAGTTTGTGAGTGAAGGGTGCCGTGAGTTATACGATATGTCGCCCGAGGAAGTGCTTGCGAACACTATCGGAATCGTCAATATGATTCATCCGGACGATCGCCCTTCCTTCGATTTGTCCGTCGCGGAATCGGCGGGGTCGCTGACCCTCTGGAACTGGGAAGGGCGTTTCTGCTTGCCTGGCGGCGGCGAGCGCTGGATCCAGGGCGTTTCGCGTCCCGAGCGGCGCTCCGACGGCGCGACCGTGTGGGACGGCGTTCTGGTGGATATCTCCGACCGCAAAGCCGCGCAGATCGCATTGCAGCAGGCCCACGAAGAGCTGGAGCGTCGAATCGCCGAACGCACGCAAGAGGTGGTGGAGGCGCGGGACTTCCTGGCGGGCGTGATCGACGCCGTGCCGAGCATGATCTTCATCAAAGACGGCGCGGGGCGCTTTGGGATGGTGAACAATGCGCTCGCCCAGTTTTTTGGAACGTCCCCGGAGCTGCTGATCGGTCTTCGGGAAACGGACCTTCAGGGAAATCCCGCGGAGATCGCCGAGTTTCATCAATGCGACCGTCAGGTCATTCAGAGCCGGCTGGCGATGTTCATCGCGGAAGAGCAGATCACGGACGCCGACGGGAATCTCCGCTGGTTTCAAACGGAGAAGCGTCCGCTCATTGACGGTCACGGCGGATGCCGACAAATGCTGGGCGTTTCCACGGAGATTACCGACCGCAAGAGATCGGAGGCGGAGATCCTGCGACTGAACGCGGAGCTCCACCACAACCTCTCCGAGATGCACTCCGCCTACGACGCCACCATCGAAGCCTGGGCGCACTTCCTGGATCTGCGCGACAAGGAAACCGAAGGACACAGCCGCCGCGTCACCGAGATGACGCTGCGTCTCGCCAATGAGTTTGGCCTGAGCGAAGAAGAGATCGTGCAGATCCGCCGGGGCGCTCTGCTGCACGACATCGGCAAAATGGGCGTTCCGGACGCCATCCTGCTCAAGCCCGGCGCGCTGGACGCCGGCGAGTGGGAGATCATGCGCCGCCACCCCGCCTACGCCCACGATCTGCTGGAGCCGATCGCGTTTCTGGCGCCAGCCATGGATATCCCTTACTGCCATCACGAGCGCTGGGACGGCGGCGGATACCCGCGCGGCCTGGCGGGAACCGAAATCCCGCTCGCGGCGCGCATCTTCGCCGTGGTGGATGTGTGGGACGCGCTGGGGTCCGACCGGCCCTACCGGCCCGCCTGGAGTCCGAGCCGTGTCGCGGAGCATATCCGCGCCGGCGCGGGAACGCACTTCGACCCGAGAGTGGTGGATGTCTTTCTGGACATCATTGCCCCCGAGGAAGAAATCACCTACGCGATGGCCGCGTGA